A single genomic interval of Hafnia alvei harbors:
- the sctF gene encoding type III secretion system needle filament subunit SctF, producing the protein MDIQQIINTLSRLAHQAGQAVEDKMNGQDLTNPEAMLKAQFAVQQYSTFINYESAMIKTIKDMLSGIISKI; encoded by the coding sequence TACGCTATCGCGTCTGGCACATCAGGCTGGGCAGGCGGTTGAAGATAAAATGAATGGCCAGGATTTAACGAATCCTGAGGCCATGCTCAAAGCCCAATTTGCCGTGCAGCAATATTCCACCTTTATCAACTACGAGAGCGCGATGATTAAAACCATCAAAGATATGCTCAGTGGGATTATTTCCAAAATATGA
- a CDS encoding EscG/YscG/SsaH family type III secretion system needle protein co-chaperone: MTLTDNERRLLVETAFAGINHGLHRQVRAMLPAVPYLVPDKEMRAVCLAVLLAGLDEPELARQTLVDITLPEAELLRNHLF; this comes from the coding sequence ATGACATTAACTGACAACGAGCGGCGATTGTTGGTTGAAACCGCATTTGCTGGGATAAACCACGGGCTGCACAGGCAGGTTCGCGCCATGCTGCCTGCAGTGCCGTATTTAGTACCGGATAAAGAAATGCGGGCGGTTTGTTTAGCCGTGTTGCTTGCGGGCCTTGATGAGCCTGAACTAGCACGGCAAACCTTAGTAGATATCACTCTTCCTGAAGCTGAACTATTGAGAAACCATTTATTCTGA